One genomic region from Quercus robur chromosome 4, dhQueRobu3.1, whole genome shotgun sequence encodes:
- the LOC126720746 gene encoding heavy metal-associated isoprenylated plant protein 46-like isoform X2, which yields MKQKIVIRITLNNGKKNARSKAMQIAVGLQGVESVSLQGEDSSQIVVVGDNIDSVILTSLLRKKVGFAELTSVSPISTEGEKPKQETKPSEFGIQPMVWLTYPAGVPSYYQPGVPYFAYDVAGYN from the exons ATGAAG CAAAAGATAGTGATCCGGATCACCTTAAACAATGGCAAAAAGAATGCTCGGTCCAAGGCCATGCAGATTGCAGTTGGTCTACAag GTGTGGAATCAGTCTCTCTACAAGGTGAGGACAGCAGTCAGATTGTTGTTGTCGGGGACAACATTGATTCAGTCATCTTGACATCTTTGCTGAGGAAGAAAGTTGGATTTGCTGAATTAACGAGTGTCTCACCAATCAGTACAGAGGGGGAAAAACCAAAGCAAGAGACCAAACCCAGTGAATTTGGAATACAACCAATGGTTTGGCTAACTTATCCAGCTGGTGTGCCATCTTATTATCAACCTGGTGTGCCATATTTTGCATATGATGTCGCGGGTTACAACTAG
- the LOC126720746 gene encoding heavy metal-associated isoprenylated plant protein 46-like isoform X3 produces the protein MKRKIVIRVTLNNGKKNARSKAMQIAAGLQGVESVSLQGEDSSQIVVVGDNIDSVILTSLLRKKVGFAELTSVSPISTEGEKPKQETKPSEFGIQPMVWLTYPAGVPSYYQPGVPYFAYDVAGYN, from the exons ATGAAG CGAAAGATAGTGATCAGGGTCACCTTAAATAATGGTAAAAAGAATGCTCGGTCCAAGGCCATGCAGATTGCAGCTGGTCTACAAG GTGTGGAATCAGTCTCTCTACAAGGTGAGGACAGCAGTCAGATTGTTGTTGTCGGGGACAACATTGATTCAGTCATCTTGACATCTTTGCTGAGGAAGAAAGTTGGATTTGCTGAATTAACGAGTGTCTCACCAATCAGTACAGAGGGGGAAAAACCAAAGCAAGAGACCAAACCCAGTGAATTTGGAATACAACCAATGGTTTGGCTAACTTATCCAGCTGGTGTGCCATCTTATTATCAACCTGGTGTGCCATATTTTGCATATGATGTCGCGGGTTACAACTAG
- the LOC126720746 gene encoding heavy metal-associated isoprenylated plant protein 46-like isoform X1: protein MKQKIVIRITLNNGKKNARSKAMQIAVGLQGVESVSLQGEDSSQIVVVGDNIDSVILTSLLRKKVGFAELTSVSPVSTEGEKPKQETKPSESGIQSMVWPTYQAGVPYYYQPGAPYYAYEVVGYN from the exons ATGAAG CAAAAGATAGTGATCCGGATCACCTTAAACAATGGCAAAAAGAATGCTCGGTCCAAGGCCATGCAGATTGCAGTTGGTCTACAag GTGTGGAATCAGTCTCTCTACAAGGTGAGGACAGCAGTCAGATTGTTGTTGTCGGAGACAACATTGATTCAGTCATCTTGACATCTTTGCTGAGGAAGAAAGTTGGATTTGCTGAGTTAACGAGTGTCTCGCCAGTCAGTACTGAGGGGGAAAAACCAAAGCAAGAGACCAAACCCAGTGAATCTGGAATACAATCAATGGTTTGGCCAACTTATCAAGCTGGTGTGCCATACTATTATCAACCCGGTGCACCATATTATGCGTATGAAGTCGTGGGTTATAACTAG